CTTCAATGCGATGCGTCGCCTCGCCATGACGTACCTCCAACTCGCCCGAAAGAAGATACAGAAACTCGCATCCGCCATGCTGATGCGGCTTTGGTGCGCGTCCCGTCTTCACCGGTAGAAACTCGGCAAAGTAAGGATCAAGCTGACGGTCTGGCACCAGGTACCCTAGGCTCTCAAAGAAATACGAAGGATCATCCACACCCGTCTGCGGCAGCCGCATCCGCTCATCACGCCTGTGAACGCGGAACAACGTCTGTGGCTCCGGTTCAAAAAAGTAGCTCAGGTCCTTCGAGAAGACCATCGAAATGCGTGCAAGGTTCCTCAACGTAGGCACCACTCGGCCTGTCTCTAGCTGCGACAAAAAGCTCGCCGAAAGCCCCGTATGGCGACCCAACTCTACCAGTCCCATCGATTTCTTCAGACGCAACTGTTTGATACGCTCGCCAATCTTCTTCTCTGCAATAAACGTCTCAGCCGCTTCGCCATCCACGCCTGGGCTTCTTTCACTCGTCGACGGGCCGCGCATTAGCTGTGGTGTGCGAGACATGGGCAAATCCGATATAGAAGAAGGATCATTTTTATTCATCTGCGTTTCACCGGGGAATAGAATTTTTCCAACAACCACGCAGAAAAAAGATGCTGCAATTTCAGTGGGTAAGATATCTGTGTTTCTCTAGCAACGTTGGATGCAACCTGAGCGCAGAACGTAGTCTGGCATCCGAAAATGCTAGCCTGTCAACAATGAAGCACGCATTCACTCGAGGCCGCTGGCCTGCCGCACTGGCCACGCTGGGAATAACAATCGCCATCGGCTGCGCCAGCCCCGGTCCTCCCATGCCACCATCGCTTCACCTGCCCAAAGTAGTGAATGATCTTTCAGCCAGGCGCATCGGAGACGCTGTTGAGCTGCATTGGACAACTCCCCTGCACACCACCGATGGCCTTGATATCAAAGGCGCTGTCACCGCAGAGATCTGCCGCGCCTCGTTGAGCGCATCCGCACAACCCAGCAAGCACTCCGATTGCACCCCGATTAAACGAACACTCGTTCATCCCGGAGCCACCAGTGCAGTAGACGCGCTTCCTGCTGCACTTGCAACCGGCCAGCCCGCGCTACTGCTCTACCGTGTCCGTCTCTTCAACTCCAACGACCGCACCGCAGGCCCATCAGCACCCGCATTTACCGCCGCCGGAGCAGCACCCTCACCAGTCGAGCAACTCCATGCTTCCTCATCACGATCGGGCATCGTGCTCGAATGGAAGCCCGGCACCGCACCCGTCCCCATCGAACTTGATCGCACCCAACTCAACCCGCCGCAGAAAAAATCAAAGCCCTCACCAGCCGCACCTAAGTCAAAGCCAACACACTCATTCAATCTCGTTGCAAACCAGGCTGTCGAAGTCCGTCTTCAAGCAGCCAATCAACCCTCCGACCGAGGCGGCACACTCGACCGCAGCGCACAAAAGGGAGAGACCTACCGCTACACCGCACAGCGCGTAAACAAAGTCATCCTCGGCGGCCACTCACTCGAAATCCGCAGCGCCATCTCCGCGCCCATCACCATCACGCTGCTCGACATCTTCCCGCCCGCCACGCCAACCGGCCTCGCCGCCATCCCCGGCAATCGCTCCATCGATCTCTCATGGGAGCCCGTCTCCGACACCGACCTCGCAGGCTACATCGTCTACCGCCAGCAGACAGCAGCAGACGGCTCCGCGTCCGGCCCATTCACACGCATCACCCAAACGCCCATCGTCGGCCCAGCCTTCAGCGACCAGACCGCCACCCCCGGCCGCAGCTATATCTATCGCGTTACCGCCATCGACACCACGGGCAACGAAAGCTCACCCAGCGCCACCGCCCAGGAAACCCTGCCGGAGCAGCAGCAGTGACCACCAAAGTAAAGCCTCGAGCCAGTAGCCATCATCACAGGAGCCATCACCATGCGCTACGCAAAATTCCTCTCGCTTGAAAACGGAGCACTCGTCCCCCGCTACGCCTTCGTCGAGCAGCGCGACAACGCGCTCTGGGCCACCGAGCTGATGGCCCCACCAGAAGAAGACCTCGCCGCCCGCAACGCGCCACCCACAGACTTCGATCCAAAACCGCTCGCCGACCTGCACCTGCTCGCGCCCGTGCATCCCTCAAAGATCATCTGCGTCGGCCGCAACTACCGCGACCACGCCGCCGAGCTCGGCAACGAAGTCCCCAAAGAGCCGCTGCTCTTCCTTAAACCGCCCTCGTCGCTCCTCGCACCAAGAGGCGTCGTGCGCATGCCCCTCATCTCCAGCCGCGTCGACTACGAAGGCGAGCTGGCCATCGTCATCGGCCGCCGCTGCCATAACCTCGGCCCCACCGAAGACGCGCGCCCCTACATTCGCGGCTACACCATCGTCAACGACGTCACCGCCCGCGACATCCAGAAGTCCGACGGCCAATGGACGCGCGGCAAAGGCTTCGACACCTTCTGCCCCACCGGCCCCATCGTCTCCAGCGACATCGACCCCTGCGGCTCAGAAACCACGCCCGCAACCCCCGTCACCGTCACCACCCGGCTCAACGGCACGGTCAAGCAGCAAGGCTCAACCCGCGACCTCATCTTCCCCATCGCACACCTGCTCCGCTACATCACGGCAACCATGACGCTCGAACCCGGCGACCTCATCCCCACCGGCACGCCCGCCGGAGTAGGCCCAGTCCAGCCCCTCGACACAGTTCAAATCGAAATCGACGGCCTCGGCACACTCGAAAACACCTTCGCCGCCGACTAAGTAGCGACACAACACAGATTTACACCGACGACCCCGATCTCACATGAAGAAGACGACCACGGATGATCACGGAAAAAACACGGATTGTTTTTTTCCGCGATCATCCTTGGGATCCGCAGTCTCATTTAAATCGTGTCATCGGTGAAAATCGGCGTTAAGCCGTCCGCTGCCCGCGCGAAATGCGTCTAAACAAGGCACCGCTTGATAAAATGGTGATGGACACCGAAGGAGAAAAAACATGGCATCTCTACTCGAACAGCTTCGTGGCATGACCACCGTCGTCTCCGACACCGGCGACATCAACTCGATCCAGCAGTATCGCCCACAGGACTCGACCACCAACCCCTCGCTCATCGCCGCGGCAGCCGAGAAGCCCGAGTACCAGTCCATCGTCGACGACTGCCTCAAGCAGGCCCGCAAGGAAGCCGGTTCCAACGCCACCGACAAAGACGTCGCGCACCTCGCCTTCAAGTCGCTCGCCGTGGCCTTCGGCATCAAGATTCTCCAGATCATCCCCGGCCGCGTCTCCACCGAAGTCGACGCCCGCCTCTCCTACGACGAGCAAGGCTCCATCCAGATGGCCCGCGACATCATCGCGCAATACGAAAAGGCCGGCATCTCCCGCGAGCGCATCCTCATCAAGCTCGCCTCCACCTGGGAAGGCATTCGCGCCGCCGAAGTCCTCGAAAAAGAGGGCATCCACTGCAACATGACCCTGCTCTTCGGCATCCACCAGGCGGTCGCCGCAGCCGAAGCCAAAGTCACGCTCATCTCCCCATTCGTCGGCCGCATTCTGGATTGGTACAAGAAAGACACCGGCAAGGACTTCACCGGCGCCGACGACCCAGGCGTCCAGTCCGTCACACGCATTTACAACTACTACAAGCACTTTGGCTACAAGACCGTCGTCATGGGCGCGAGCTTCCGCAACACCGGCGAAATCATCGAGCTCGCTGGCTGCGACCTGCTCACCATCGCTCCTAAGCTGCTCGGCGAACTCGAAGCCGCCCAGGGCACGCTCGTTCGTAAGCTCGACGCAGACAAAGCCAAGGCCGAGAAGATCGAAAAGATCCCCATGGACAAAGCCACCTTCGACAAGATGCACGCCGCCGACCGCATGGCGAACGACAAGTTGAAGGAAGGCATCGAGGGCTTCTCGAAGGCGCTCGAAGATCTCGAAGTCAGCCTCGAAAAGCGCGCTGCCGAGCTCAACGAGCCCGCCGTCGCCCGCTAAATCACCCTTCATCACCTAAGCAAAAAGGCCCGGACTCTATAACGAGTCCGGGCCTTTCTCATTCGGTTAGAAGTGGTACTTCATCGAGAGCTGCAACTGCCTCTGACCAGACCGCACAGCCGTGATCTGCCCGAAGGTATTCGCGCTCGCATTGGCTGCGGGGTTGCTCAGATAAGCACTGTTGAAGAGGTTATCCGCATCAACCCGGAAGTTGAGCTGTTGTTCATGCCAGATGGTGAAGTCCTTGGTAACTTCTGCTCCGTAGGTCTGGAAGCCTGGCGTCCGTTCCGATGTAGGACTTGCCGTGCCAAAGGTTCCGATAGCAGGCTGACCATACGCACAGACGCCGTTATCAACGCCTGCCGTTGTGCACGGAATAGCCGAAGGATCCGTCCCGAACCAGTTGTTGATGCTGCGGTGAACAATCTTCAACGGCCGATAATGGTTGGCGCGCTGCGCGTTGCCGTTGACCGAGGAGTTATTGGTAGCGCTGATATTGACCGGGAAGCCGGTATAGAAAACGCCGCTCATCCCAACCCTCCATCCGCCAACGATCTCATCGACGACGAAAGGCATCGTGCCGCCATACATCCGCCCGCGCCCAACCGGAAGGTCATACACCAGGTTCCAGTTGATTGCATGACGCACATCCTGACCCGCTGGACCATACTCCGCGTGCAGGTTGTAGACATTCTCCGCATAGGCGCTGACCGCCGTAATACTAGGTACACCATAGAAGCCGGAGCTGTTGGTCATGGCGTGGCTCCAGGTGTAGTTGGCGGTGTATTGCAGACCGTGCCACGCACGCTGCCGAAGCGTGGCCTGCATCGCGTTATAGTTCATCATCGCGTTCGAGTCCGTGTAGCGGATGACGCCGTTGTAACCCACACCAGGCGTGGTGTAGAACGGCGCCGGCGCCTGTGCCAGACAGGCCGCTGACGGAGTCTTTGTGTTGACGTTCTGCACAACGCCGCCGACAATGCACGTGTTGTGTAGTTGGTTGCGGTAGTTGGCCGTAACCAGGTGCTGCCCGGCCTCGCCAACATAACCAACCTGAAGCGAAGCGGTGTTGCTGACCTGATACTCCACCGTCAGGTTATAGATGCCGATAGCTTCCGGCTTCAGGTTTTTGTTCCAGACGTTATAGACGTTGGACGCAGCTGCCGATGTGCCAAATCCTCCAGCCACATTGAAGAAGCTTCCGGGGCTGCCCGAGACGGCCTGAACACCGCTGGCCTCGAAGGTTGCCTGGAAGGGCAGATTGGTCGTCATGCGCAGATTCGCGCCGGTCCCTTCCATGAAGCTCTGCAGGCCGTATCCCCCGCGCAGCACCCAGCGCGGAGTCGCCGACCACGCAAAACCAATGCGCGGCATCACGCTGCCATAGTAAGGATCGACGAGTCCGCGGCCATACCCTGCGTTCGCGCCTGTCACGCACGGCAGACCAATCGCCTGGCATGCTGCCGTGCTGTTGCCGTCCACGATGATGACCGACGGATTGTTCGGATCAATCGTGGACATCCTGTTACCCACCTCGTAGATCGGCTGGACGTACTCATACCGAACGCCGAGGTTGAGGGTCAGGGTGTCGAGCAGCTTCCAGTCGTCCTGCACGAAGTACGCATCGCGCCACGAGCGCATCCCCACCGGTCCGACGACGCTGCCCTTGCTCTTGAAGCCTGCACGGTCCAGCAGGTAGTCCGCCGCGGCGTATCCGGTGTTGGAATAGCCGAGCGGATTGGCCGTCGGAGATGCAGTGCCTGCACCGAGGTAGAAGAAGCCGCCAAGCGATCCATCATTGCCAGGATAGAAGTTGTTCTGCTGCTGGCGAAGGAACTGCACGCCAGCCTTGAAAGTATGGCGACCCCGCAGCCAGGTGAAGTTATCACCATAGAGGAAGGTGTTGATCGTGTAGTTCGTACCGGTGTTCTGGTTGCCGAGGTTCGTGTATTCCGTGCCGTTCGTGGCCGAGAATTGCTGCGGGCTGGCAGAGTTGCCAAACGCGAGTACAGAGAATCCGGCAAAGGCCTGCGAAACAGGATTGTTGGCTCCGATGCCAAGAATCTTGTCACCGTTCAGCCCGAAGACCCCGGTCGGATCGAGCAGCGAAGCTGCATTGCTCTGAAGGCGCGTATAGCCTGCACGAAATTCATTGACCATGGCCGCGTTGAAGGTATGGACTTCGTTGATCGCCACGCCGCGTACCGGGTAGGTAGGCGCGCCCGCGAAGCTGGTAGGAAGCACGTTCTGAGTGGTTGACCCCTGATTGGCAAAGGAGTAGCGAACCGAGAGGCTGTCCTTGTCAGTGGCCCTCCAATCGATCTTCACATCGAACTGGTTACCGTAGTTGCGGCTCTTGGTGGGCCCCGTATAGTTGCTGCTCGCCGGGGTGTTGGTCGCGTTAGGAGCGCGATTGGGCAGCGGGTAGATATTCGGGTGCGCCAGCAGGTACTGCGCCGCCGGGTTCGTAATGGGAATCTGGTTGTTGACGTATGCGGGGTTTCCTGCCGTCGTCGCATCGTAGAGCTGAATCAGCCGCGAGTACGAAGCGCATTTGAAGCCGTTGATCGTGACGTAGCCCGATGTCAGTCCCTGGTCGCCGGAACACATCAAAGACGGGTTGAGAAGCTCGGAGAAGTCGCCCGTGCGCTCCTTCAACGTAAGGACGGTTGCGGTCCCGGTCCCCCCCGAGTGGTAGCGTCCTCCCTGATAGTCGCCAAAGAAGAACAGCTTGTCCTTGAAGATGGGGCCACCCAGTGTGCCGCCGAAGATGTCGCGGGTGAAGCTGTTCCTGGGAACAATCGTCGAGCCATGTTTATTGGCCCAGGTATTCGCATTGAGGTTCTGGTTGTTCAGGAAGAAGAAGCCGCTGCCGTGGAACGCGTTCGTGCCGCTCTTGGTCTGGTAGAGAATGTCGCCGCCCAGCACGTTGCCATACTCAGCCGGCGCGTTCGCCGAGATCACCTGGACCTGGCCAATCGCATCAAGGCTGGGATTGTAGCCCGCAAGATCATCCAGCGTCGCATTGATGTTCATGCCGTCGAGCAGATACTGATTCGTCTGCTGGCGGTTGCCGTTGACCGAGACAGTTTGATTCGTGCTGATCGGCCCCGAGACCGAGGCGTTATTCACGAACCCGTTCGGGTTGGTGCTGACAGCGCCCGGCAAAAACATCGTCAGCGCAATAATGTTCCTGCTCACCAGCGGCACATTCTCAATTGCACGCGTATCCAGAGTCGTCGCCAGCGTCGGATTTTCTGTGTTCAGCAGTGGAGCGATGTTGGCCTCAACCTGCACGTTCTGCGCCTGGCTGGCCAGCACCAGCTTCGAATCGATCTTCGCGTTCTGCCCCGTCTCCAGCACAAACGGCCCAATCTCGGCCTTGGCAAAACCCGAACCTTCCACCGTCACCTTGTAACTGCCGATCTGCAGGAAGCGGATGTTATAGATGCCATCACTGTTGGTCGTCGTTGTCGTCGCGACGCCAGTCGCAACATTAGTTGCCGTCACCGTCGCATTCGGCACCACCGCTCCCGAAGGATCGGTCACCGTGCCATTAATGCTTCCAGTGATGGTCTGCGCAGGACAGGACATTCCAGCGCAGACAAGCGCCGCAACAATCCCAATCCATATCGTCTGAAGGAATTTGCAGATACTACCGGTAACTTGCGCCTGTCGATTCATAAAGTCCTCCTAAAAAAGTGCTTCAAGATCGAATACAGTTCGAAAGAAAAACCCGGGGCATGGTTCACGTTAGCGAATAAAGCGAAGCCAAATCATAAGCACCGAGGGCAAATTTAGTCAAAAGAAATAATTCGGGTGAAAAAACAGCCCCTAAATGTGCAATATTTCGCAAACACCCGTAATGCACGGGTTAGAGTCCCCGGAGCTACCGCGCGTTGCATCCACGCAACACCCCACAAGGAACCACGAGATGTTCCACGCGAAACATTCCAGCCACCGGATTCCGCGGATAAGCACGGATTCTATCTTCCGTCTTATCCGCGTTTATCCGTGAAATCCGCGGTCGTCCTGCCTTTAAATCGGTGTCATCGGTGCAAATCGGTGTTAAGCCTCTCGGACGAGGCCTACAGGATGTACCGGCTCAGGTCCTGGTCCTTCACAATCGTCGCCACCTGCTGGCGCACATACTCCGGATCGACCACAATCACCTTCTCAGTCCCCGAAGCCGTCTGCCGCTCAATCACTGGCAGCGGCGGCGCAACCTGCCCACCGGCGTGTGGCGCCGAGGCGTGAACCGCCGCAACCACACCCTCCTCAGTCGTCTCCGTCCGCGGGCTCTTGAACAGGTCCGGCGCCTGGAAGCTGATCTCATCGAGCACTCGCTCAAGAATCGTATGCAGCCGCCGCGCACCGATGTTCTCCGTCGTCTCATTCACCCGGAAAGCAAACTGCGCCATCTCCGCAATCGCCTCCTTCGTGAACTCCAGCTTCAACCCCTCCGTCTCCAGCAGCGCCATCGACTGCTTCACCAGTGACGACTTCGGCTCCGTCAGAATCCGCACAAAGTCATCCACCGTCAGCGACTGCAACTCCACGCGGATCGGAAACCGCCCCTGCAGCTCCGGAATCAGATCGCTCGGCTTCGACACATGAAACGCGCCCGCAGCAATAAACAAAATGTGGTCGGTCGAAACCATTCCATACTTCGTATTCACCGTCGTGCCTTCCACAATCGGCAGAATGTCCCTCTGCACGCCCTCGCGCGAGACATCCGGCCCATGCCCGCCCTCGCGCCCCGCAATCTTGTCGATCTCGTCCAGAAACACCATGCCCGAGTCTTCAACGCGCTCCACCGCCAGCTTCGTCACCTGGTCCATATCGACAAGCCGGCCTTCTTCTTCCTGCACCAGATAGTCGAACGCCTCGTTCACCTTCATCTTGCGCTTCTTCGTGCGCTGGCCAAACAACCCAGGCAACATGTCCTTCAGGTTGATGTCCATCTCCTCCGCGCCCTGATTCGTGATGACCTCGAAGCTCGGCATATTCCTGTCGCGCACATCCAGCTCGACGATGCGCTCATCCAGCTTGCCCTCGCGAAACTGCTGCCGCAGCTTCTCCCGCGTGCGCTGCTCACGATCGCCGGGCTTCTCATCGCCATCGTGGACCTCGTGCGGCGTCGCAGCCGGCAATTGAATCACATTGCTCCCACTGAATCCCGTGGCGCCTGCAGCAGCCGTCGAAGGCGTCGGTGGCAGCAGCAGATCGAGCAGTCGGTCCTCGGCCGCAAGCTCTGCCTTGTCCTCAACCTCTTCCATCTTCTCTTCGCGCACCATGTCGATGGCGATCTCCACCAGATCGCGCACAATCGACTCCACATCGCGCCCCACATAACCAACCTCGGTAAACTTCGACGCCTCCACCTTCAGGAACGGCGAGTTGGTCAGCTTCGCCAGCCGCCGCGCAATCTCCGTCTTGCCCACGCCGGTAGGCCCGATCATGATGATGTTCTTCGGCATGATCTCTTCCGCCAGCTCCGGCGAAAGCTTCTGCCGCCGCATGCGATTGCGCAGCGCAATGGCCACAGCACGCTTGGCTGCATGCTGCCCCACCACATACTTGTCCAGCTCCGCCACAATCTCACGCGGAGTCATCTCATCAAGCGCCAGCGCCTGATCGTCCGCCGTTCCAGGTAAATAAATCGCCATCTAAAATTCCCCGTCAGCTCATCGTCGTGAGCCGCTGTTTCTAAACCGTCTTCAACTCTTCAATCGTCATCTGATCGTTGGTATAAATGCAGATCTGCCCCGCAATCGCCAGCGACTTCTCCGCAATCTCCCGCGCGCTCAAGTCCGTGTTCTGCAACAGCGCGCGTGCCGCGGCCAGCGCATAGCTGCCGCCGGAGCCAATCGTCGCAATTCCCTCGTCCGGATCGATCACATCGCCCGTGCCCGAAAGCAGAAACATCTGCTTCGCATCCGTCACGATCAGCAAAGCCTCAAGCTGCCGCAGCATCTTGTCCGTGCGCCAATCCTTCGCCAGCTCCACCGCCGCGCGACCCAGGTTGCCCGCATACTGCTCCAGCTTCGTCTCGAATCGCGCAAACAAACTGAACGCATCAGCCGTCGAACCCGCAAAGCCAGCCAGCACCTTGTCGTTATAAAGCTTGCGAATCTTCTTCGCCGTACCCTTCATCACCGTCGCGCCCAGCGACACCTGCCCATCGGCAGCCATCACGACCGAGTCGCCACGTCGCACGCAGATTACCGTCGTCGAGCGAATCCGCCGCCCTTCACCCAAATCCAAAGGATGGCCAGACGCCTTCACAGCCGGTTTCGAGGGAGCGGATTTTTTTGAACGAGCGAGCTTCGAGATAGGAGAGACAGACGCTTTCATGTGTATCTCTCAGTATATTCGCTCGAAGCCCGCCGCTTCAGCCCACGCGCGCCTACCGGCAGGCCGCGTTATTCGCCCCCTTGATCGCCAGAAAAGTAATCGTCGCCGGAGCCAGTTCAACGCGCCCGGCCTTCTGCGCCTTGCCGCGAATCTCCGGCAGATCGCCACTCGCCGTCACATTCAGCTCCTTGCCATTCAGGCTCACCTTGTCCGACATCAACTCGCCCGAGAGCGTATACCGCTCCGACTTCGCCGGCACATCGAGCGTAGCCGAGGCAGTCCGGTCAGCATTGATCGCCAGCAGCGCCACACCACCCGGCACATTCCGCAGACACTGCGCGTAAAGATGCAGGTTCTCCGCTCCCGAATCACCCGCATCCAGCACCGTTGTCCCCATCGTCCTGCGCCACAGCAACGCCGCCCAGTAATTCGGCCGCGGTGCCAGCGTAGTCTCGTCAATCAGCGCATAGTCGCTCGCGTCGAGCGTGTTGTGCATGATGACCTGCACCCCGCGCTTCGCCAGCACGCCCATCTGGTTCAGGTAGCGAAAGCTGTCGATAAAGTCCGATGCCCATGGATTGCCTCCGCACGCCGTCTCACCCGTCTCCGTCAGCCACATCGGCTTGCCCGGAGCATACTTATCGCGCAGCGCCACGTAATACTTTTCGTCGCGCACCGTAAGCGAGAGCCACTCACTCGAAAGCGCCGTCTCCGGCGTCGAGTGCGGAATACCAGCCATCATCGCGCAACGCTGCGAGACGCCTCCATAGAAGTGGTACGAGAACACATCGAGCCCCGGCTCTTCGGCGCGCAGCAGGTCCTCCGCGTGAAGCCCGTGCATACTCGCAGGCATGTGGTCCATCATGCCGATATCGCCTACCGCGCTCGGCCCCGCAACCTTCATCTCCGGCGCGGCCTCACGCACGTACGCAAGAAACGCCTTGAAGTCGCGCCCGTACGCCTCCGCGTCGTATCCCTTGGGCGCGCCGCCCAGCGACGCAAAGTTTGGCTCATTGAACATCTCCGCCGCCGCAATACTGCCGCCATCGGCCTTCGTCGCGGCCACGAGTTTCTTCGCCTCCACCGGCGTCCACACGCCGCTCGCATCGCGCACCCCAGGACTGATAGCAAACGAGGTCACAATCTCCGCGTCCACCGCCTTCGAAAAATCAACAACGCCCTTCCACTGTTGCCCCGTCAGAATGTCGCCAAAACCCTCCGGAGGCGTCTTCGGAGCCGGCCCACCTGTATCATCAAAATAAGTCGAGTTGGCCCACGTTCCGCTCACCCGCACATACGCCGGCCCCAGCGCCGCAGCCAGCTTGCGCAGCCGTGCATTCGAAAGATCCACCGGCGGACGATACCGATACATCGAGGGATCCATTCCCACCGGAGCGCCCGGCTTTGGCTGCTCCGCAGGCGCAGCCGCGCCTCCACTCTTATAGGGGGCCCAGAACCGCCCACCCGTCACCTCAACCATCTCGATGTTGTACGACTGGAACCGCTCATCCACCGTACCCACACGCGGCATCGTCGCAGGCGACACCTGCACAGGCGAAGCCGCCAGCAGCACAGGAGCCGCACCCAGGCCCGCCATGCCCACAAACACCGCGCCGCCCAGCAAAGCCAGCAGCCGGTTCCCTGTCACATTCCCTCGATTGGCCATCCCGCTTCCCTTCATCCCGCGCATTAATTCAAACTGCGGCGAAAGTCTATATCGTCCCACCGCAACAAGAAACAGCAAAATTCGCCATCGCCTTACCCATAGCCCCCGTGACTATCCCACAAAAGTCCGTTACTTCATCAACACCTCTCCTACCCGTTCCGCCTGGATTGGACTATTCTCGTGGTGAGAAATCCAATGTTGTCGTTGATTCCATCCGGACTGCCTTCATCCCTACGCGAGCCCCAGACCCTTGCCCTCGTCGGCGCAGGGGCCGCGGCGGCCCTCGGTTTTGCCATCTACGCCCTCACCCGCAAACGCCCCACCGAAGAGGAGCTTGAGCGTGACCGCCGCGAGCTTCTGGCGCGTGTCGGCCGCATCACCGACGGCACCATCATGGACACCATGGTCGGCGAAGTGAACAACCCAGACACCTCGCCATCAGCCGAAGACACCACACCCGCACCGCGCATCATCGTCTATAACTACCGCATCGCCGGCGTCACCTACGAGTGCGCCCAGGACGTCACCACCCTGGCCGACCAGGTCCGCGGCATCCGCTCCGACCTGCCCGTACAAGTGCGCTACGCCCCACACAACCCCGGCAACAGCATCATCGTGGCCGACACGTGGAGCGGCCTCCGCCTCACCGCCGACCACCCCCACGACCGCACCGACACCGCCGCATAAGCTGCGTTTGAAGCCCGTTCCACCCCGGACTACACTTAAACCATGCACATGGTCGCTACCCCCAACCGCAAAATGCAGCGCGTCCTCCAGGCCTCCATGGTGCTTACGTTTGCCTACGTCGTCGCGACGTTCGTCTTCGGCCTGCGCGCCCACTCCCTGGCCCTGATCTCCGAAGCGGGCCACAATCTCTCCGACCTCTTCGCCATCCTGCTCTCCTTCGTCGCGGTCTACTTCCAGTCCCGCCCCGCAACCGACCAGAAGACCTTCGGCTACCAGCGCGCCGGCGTACTCGCCGCCTTCGTCAACGCCGTCACCCTCGTCGTGCTCTCCGCCTGGATCGCCATCGAAGCCATCCACCGCCTCGCTGCGCCCGTACAGGTGCAGCCGCGTCTGATGATGTACGTCGCCGCCGCCGGCGTTCTGATGAACGGCACCATTGCGCTGCTACTCTGGCGCTTCTCCGGCGACGTCAACATCCGCAGCGTCTTCCTCCACATGCTCGGCGACACGCTCTCGACCGCCGCCGTCATCATCGGCGGCGCAGCCATCCTCTTCACCGGCATGGTCTGGATCGACCCCGTACTCTCCATCATCATCGCCCTGATGATCCTCTGGAGCTCCATCTCCATCATCCGCGAGACGCTCAACATCCTGCTCGAAGGCACGCCTAGGAGCGTGCAGCTTATTGCTGTGCGCGAAGCCATGCAATCGGTCAGTGGAGTCATCGACGTCCACGACCTGCACGTCTGGTCGCTCGGCTCACACTCCCACGCCCTCGCCAGCCACGTCACCATCGACGAGCGCCCCATGAGCGAGTGCGCCGACATCCTCAACGGCCTCAACAAAACACTTCACGACCGCTTCCACATCACCCACACCACCATCCAGTTCGAAACCACCGGCTGCGAAACCACCCACGGCTGCAGCTCCCCACCTGAACTCGAAGCCGTCGGCGCCCACGACCACCATCATCACCACGGCCACAGCCACAGCCACTAGGGCCGTTCTCTCTCAGGTGTAGACCTCTTTGT
This is a stretch of genomic DNA from Edaphobacter acidisoli. It encodes these proteins:
- a CDS encoding TonB-dependent receptor; translated protein: MNRQAQVTGSICKFLQTIWIGIVAALVCAGMSCPAQTITGSINGTVTDPSGAVVPNATVTATNVATGVATTTTTNSDGIYNIRFLQIGSYKVTVEGSGFAKAEIGPFVLETGQNAKIDSKLVLASQAQNVQVEANIAPLLNTENPTLATTLDTRAIENVPLVSRNIIALTMFLPGAVSTNPNGFVNNASVSGPISTNQTVSVNGNRQQTNQYLLDGMNINATLDDLAGYNPSLDAIGQVQVISANAPAEYGNVLGGDILYQTKSGTNAFHGSGFFFLNNQNLNANTWANKHGSTIVPRNSFTRDIFGGTLGGPIFKDKLFFFGDYQGGRYHSGGTGTATVLTLKERTGDFSELLNPSLMCSGDQGLTSGYVTINGFKCASYSRLIQLYDATTAGNPAYVNNQIPITNPAAQYLLAHPNIYPLPNRAPNATNTPASSNYTGPTKSRNYGNQFDVKIDWRATDKDSLSVRYSFANQGSTTQNVLPTSFAGAPTYPVRGVAINEVHTFNAAMVNEFRAGYTRLQSNAASLLDPTGVFGLNGDKILGIGANNPVSQAFAGFSVLAFGNSASPQQFSATNGTEYTNLGNQNTGTNYTINTFLYGDNFTWLRGRHTFKAGVQFLRQQQNNFYPGNDGSLGGFFYLGAGTASPTANPLGYSNTGYAAADYLLDRAGFKSKGSVVGPVGMRSWRDAYFVQDDWKLLDTLTLNLGVRYEYVQPIYEVGNRMSTIDPNNPSVIIVDGNSTAACQAIGLPCVTGANAGYGRGLVDPYYGSVMPRIGFAWSATPRWVLRGGYGLQSFMEGTGANLRMTTNLPFQATFEASGVQAVSGSPGSFFNVAGGFGTSAAASNVYNVWNKNLKPEAIGIYNLTVEYQVSNTASLQVGYVGEAGQHLVTANYRNQLHNTCIVGGVVQNVNTKTPSAACLAQAPAPFYTTPGVGYNGVIRYTDSNAMMNYNAMQATLRQRAWHGLQYTANYTWSHAMTNSSGFYGVPSITAVSAYAENVYNLHAEYGPAGQDVRHAINWNLVYDLPVGRGRMYGGTMPFVVDEIVGGWRVGMSGVFYTGFPVNISATNNSSVNGNAQRANHYRPLKIVHRSINNWFGTDPSAIPCTTAGVDNGVCAYGQPAIGTFGTASPTSERTPGFQTYGAEVTKDFTIWHEQQLNFRVDADNLFNSAYLSNPAANASANTFGQITAVRSGQRQLQLSMKYHF
- the hslU gene encoding ATP-dependent protease ATPase subunit HslU, translated to MAIYLPGTADDQALALDEMTPREIVAELDKYVVGQHAAKRAVAIALRNRMRRQKLSPELAEEIMPKNIIMIGPTGVGKTEIARRLAKLTNSPFLKVEASKFTEVGYVGRDVESIVRDLVEIAIDMVREEKMEEVEDKAELAAEDRLLDLLLPPTPSTAAAGATGFSGSNVIQLPAATPHEVHDGDEKPGDREQRTREKLRQQFREGKLDERIVELDVRDRNMPSFEVITNQGAEEMDINLKDMLPGLFGQRTKKRKMKVNEAFDYLVQEEEGRLVDMDQVTKLAVERVEDSGMVFLDEIDKIAGREGGHGPDVSREGVQRDILPIVEGTTVNTKYGMVSTDHILFIAAGAFHVSKPSDLIPELQGRFPIRVELQSLTVDDFVRILTEPKSSLVKQSMALLETEGLKLEFTKEAIAEMAQFAFRVNETTENIGARRLHTILERVLDEISFQAPDLFKSPRTETTEEGVVAAVHASAPHAGGQVAPPLPVIERQTASGTEKVIVVDPEYVRQQVATIVKDQDLSRYIL
- the hslV gene encoding ATP-dependent protease subunit HslV, translated to MKASVSPISKLARSKKSAPSKPAVKASGHPLDLGEGRRIRSTTVICVRRGDSVVMAADGQVSLGATVMKGTAKKIRKLYNDKVLAGFAGSTADAFSLFARFETKLEQYAGNLGRAAVELAKDWRTDKMLRQLEALLIVTDAKQMFLLSGTGDVIDPDEGIATIGSGGSYALAAARALLQNTDLSAREIAEKSLAIAGQICIYTNDQMTIEELKTV
- a CDS encoding DUF3592 domain-containing protein, with the translated sequence MLSLIPSGLPSSLREPQTLALVGAGAAAALGFAIYALTRKRPTEEELERDRRELLARVGRITDGTIMDTMVGEVNNPDTSPSAEDTTPAPRIIVYNYRIAGVTYECAQDVTTLADQVRGIRSDLPVQVRYAPHNPGNSIIVADTWSGLRLTADHPHDRTDTAA